A single window of Melopsittacus undulatus isolate bMelUnd1 chromosome 22, bMelUnd1.mat.Z, whole genome shotgun sequence DNA harbors:
- the GPHA2 gene encoding glycoprotein hormone alpha-2: protein MAAFILLLLLLPLPPPALALPEGPGCRLRCVGPAGVPLVPGVPGCRGGAAGACVGHCESSAAPSPRAVLAASRHLQTSRGRCCTMAQASKVLVTLRCPGRARRRFRTVSARSCRCDLCRLGRY from the exons ATGGCcgccttcatcctcctcctcctcctcctcccgctgcccccccccgccctAGCGCTGCCCGAAGGACCCGGATGCCGCCTGCGCT GTGTGGGTCCCGCAGGGGTCCCGTTGGTGCCGGGGGTCCCTGGGTGCCGGGGGGGGGCTGCTGGCGCATGCGTGGGACACTGCGAGTCCAGCgccgccccctccccccgcGCTGTGCTGGCCGCCAGCAGACACCTCCAGACCTCCAGGGGGCGCTGCTGCACCATGGCACAGGCGAGCAAG GTCCTGGTGACGCTGCGCTGCCCCGGCCGTGCCCGTCGCCGGTTCCGGACGGTGTCCGCCCGTTCGTGCCGCTGTGACCTGTGCCGGCTGGGCCGGTACTGA
- the ARL2 gene encoding ADP-ribosylation factor-like protein 2 encodes MEVPLANGSEGGGARRRRAAAMGLLTILKKMREKERELRLLVLGLDNAGKTTLLKRFNGEDVTGTAPTLGFNIKTLEHRGFKLNVWDVGGQSSLRSYWRNYFESTDGLVWVVDSGDRERLQLCGKELRGLLREERLAGATLLVFANKQDLPGALPASAIREALELDSIRSHHWCIQGCSAFTGHNLLPGIDWLLDDIASRVCPPD; translated from the exons ATGGAGGTACCGCTGGCCAATGGGAGcgaagggggcggggccaggcggCGGCGCGCGGCGGCCATGGGGCTGCTGACGATCCTGAAGAAGATGCGCGAGAAGGAGCGAGAACTGCGGCTGCTCGTGCT CGGATTGGACAACGCAGGGAAGACGACCCTGCTGAAGAGGTTCAATGGGGAGGACGTGACCGGAACCGCCCCCACCCTCGGGTTCAACATCAAGACCCTGGAGCACCGCGG gttcAAGCTGAACGTGTGGGACGTGGGGGGGCAGAGCTCCCTCCGCTCCTATTGGCGCAATTACTTCGAGAGCACAGACGGACTCGTGTGGGTCGTGGACAGTGGGGACCGGGAGCGGCTGCAGCTCTGCGGGAAGGAGCTGAGGGGGCTGCTGCGGGAGGAG cgcTTGGCCGGTGCCACCCTCCTCGTGTTCGCCAACAAACAGGACCTGCCTGGGGCGCTCCCGGCCAGCGCCATCCGCGAG gcgCTGGAGCTCGACAGCATCCGCAGCCACCATTGGTGCatccagggctgctctgcattCACCGGCCACAACCTCCTGCCTGGCATCGATTGGCTCCTGGATGACATCGCCAGCAGGGTCTGCCCCCCCGACtga
- the BAD gene encoding bcl2-associated agonist of cell death — translation MFSLEEFPEDPGSPCGGSPPPAAEARARLGSEGGRSPTEPPPGVRVRSRSAPPALWAARRFGRQLRRMSDEFQQEMLPRANSAGGTRSWREALRRWWGAPPPPGPGPQE, via the exons ATGTTCAGCCTCGAGGAGTTCCCGGAGGACCCCGGGTCCCCCTGCgggggctcccccccccccgctgcag aggcTCGGGCCCGGCTGGGGTCAGAGGGGGGTCGCAGCCCCACGGAGCCCCCCCCGGGGGTCAGGGTCAGGTCACGCTCTGCCCCCCCCGCGCTGTGGGCGGCGAGAAGGTTCGGGAGGCAGCTGAGGAGGATGAGTGATGAGTTCCAacaggag ATGCTGCCACGTGCCAACAGTGCGGGGGGGACCCGGAGCTGGCGCGAGGCCCTGAGGAGGTGGTGGggagcccctcccccccccgggcccggccccc